A window from Candidatus Zixiibacteriota bacterium encodes these proteins:
- a CDS encoding NYN domain-containing protein: MTSQQVIVYIDGFNLYYGAVKGTPFRWLNVDALCRQLLRPTDKLNAIKYYTALVSARPNDPQAPNRQQMYLRALETIPHLSIYYGHFLSHAVRMRTVSSLQPGQTAQYIEVMKTEEKGSDVNLATHLIHDAHLNRFTLAIVISNDSDLIEPIRIIR; this comes from the coding sequence ATGACAAGTCAGCAAGTCATTGTATACATAGACGGGTTTAACCTGTATTACGGTGCGGTCAAAGGAACGCCGTTTCGCTGGCTTAATGTCGATGCGCTTTGCAGGCAGCTCTTAAGACCCACTGACAAACTGAATGCGATCAAGTACTATACTGCTCTGGTTAGTGCTCGGCCAAATGATCCGCAGGCACCAAACAGACAGCAGATGTATCTGAGGGCTCTTGAGACAATCCCTCATCTCTCGATATACTACGGTCACTTCCTCTCACATGCGGTGCGAATGAGGACTGTTTCGAGCTTACAACCGGGACAGACAGCGCAGTATATCGAGGTGATGAAGACTGAAGAAAAGGGCTCGGACGTCAACCTAGCCACACACTTGATTCATGACGCTCATCTAAACAGATTTACTCTGGCTATCGTAATATCCAACGATTCTGACCTGATTGAACCGATTCGGATTATCCGCTAG
- a CDS encoding translocation/assembly module TamB domain-containing protein, with protein MLKRLAQISVILLALGIVCVAGILIYLFALDGLESIINSRLSAMVDDRYHLEARVGEVSGDIWSGIVLDNVEVRYVDSLRSYLMADIPRVTTGYAISNLWNRNFLLKYLFVDSARVTLVRDSLGDWLLPQVPVSSDSSQVSSPDFAVEMLSLNDASLRIIDKNDTLEVERINLVLELKSSGGTYGVKVNQFEFGSDDSLLHLDAFSGKLTYGGGQLMFENLLLQSDKTHLKLNGNLTTADPISALIDFDINNADLEKLSSFTKRRLKGVLDLNGQVRLKNGGVSGSVNLGGELRPASFENLHADFRYRDKRLYFDSLYGTILGTCSVDGSGEIDFSVSPQQYRLTADIRDFNLKELVKNAYLSSLNGRIDLRGESFRKEELILRIETELFDSEFHEYHFHRADGELVVTRDSLVFGQGFQFDYFENRLELAGRVEYKDSIDLKVEADLPNLERYQGKLFIARPAGRAQAKATLRGRTADPDLQGSFESDSLWLYGFFSRDFLADFDIGEFLHGRDGFVEVHSYDGESYSLPYDTCYGHLSLDSQQVELDSVYLHNSYSSITTGGHLDYGDYPMRLDLDTLSLQVFEVAYHNRLALQIGIDSTGFEFRQTAIADSGSVIAVRGYAGYDESLQLTVFAEEVPAGPWISLFDEELPFEGRLSCEVEVGGNLNRPQLDLRATMDSLIYRQLVLGDLAVDAQYRNGRLDIDSITILSNPGRYRADGYLHMNLAFTSEATERFPDRPMDIHFTATDSRFDLVSLMLPSVEQLDGDFAADFSLSGTPDAPNLEGEAFLTAASLKYFDLEDTLYTDSAGVTMHNDVIAIELIEAHGPDDDQPVFLNGEIQVKSLDNLYYDVDVSIPKPFPLSYELDDITGKAKALLHVGGDSPPRVTGNVELVSMKYLVNFAEESEGSPIMAALAMENSWDLDLNIDIPSNYWIKNEDIDAELSGQLNLVRDNGVYRFIGEMEFVRGSGFLFDKKLHIDQGSKVIFEGNEELNPQLDIVGRTRIMGESQSPIDGEEATREEIELCVQVIGTLDTPEINPCAESQLTREEIIPLLVANYYTSDSVTATGRLEQSISGLVGTEISKIGSRSLNRLGVETFVIDPYYQGQFDPLKARVTVGFYTARNLYVYGSSALSFESLQEVGFDYRFNKNMLLEGRSDEDLLYRLALKLHWEF; from the coding sequence ATGCTGAAACGCCTCGCACAGATTTCCGTCATCCTCCTTGCCCTGGGCATTGTCTGCGTGGCTGGTATTCTGATCTATCTATTTGCATTGGACGGCCTGGAATCTATTATCAATAGTCGTTTGTCGGCGATGGTGGATGACAGGTATCACCTGGAGGCTCGTGTCGGCGAGGTATCCGGGGACATCTGGAGCGGGATCGTTCTTGATAATGTCGAAGTCCGATATGTCGATTCGCTCCGTAGCTACTTGATGGCCGACATTCCCCGCGTCACCACCGGATATGCAATATCCAACCTATGGAATCGCAATTTTCTCCTGAAATACTTGTTTGTCGATTCAGCCAGGGTCACATTGGTTCGCGACAGCCTGGGCGACTGGCTGCTCCCCCAGGTGCCGGTGTCATCGGACTCCAGTCAGGTTTCATCGCCGGATTTCGCTGTGGAGATGTTGAGTCTGAACGATGCATCGCTGAGGATTATAGATAAGAACGATACTCTTGAGGTCGAACGGATCAATCTGGTGCTGGAGTTGAAGTCCTCGGGTGGCACTTACGGCGTCAAGGTCAATCAGTTTGAGTTCGGATCGGATGACTCGCTGTTACATCTCGATGCCTTCAGCGGCAAGTTGACATACGGTGGCGGGCAACTCATGTTCGAGAACCTGCTGCTGCAATCCGATAAGACCCATCTGAAACTCAACGGTAATCTCACCACCGCCGATCCTATCTCAGCCTTGATCGATTTCGACATCAACAATGCCGATCTGGAGAAGTTATCTTCGTTCACCAAACGACGCCTGAAGGGTGTTCTTGATCTCAACGGACAGGTGCGACTGAAGAACGGCGGTGTCAGCGGAAGTGTCAATCTCGGCGGAGAACTCAGACCGGCCTCGTTTGAGAATCTCCATGCCGACTTTCGCTATCGGGACAAGCGACTGTACTTCGACAGCCTCTATGGGACCATACTTGGAACATGCAGCGTGGACGGCTCAGGCGAGATCGATTTTTCGGTCAGCCCGCAGCAATATCGTCTGACAGCCGACATCCGGGACTTCAACCTCAAAGAACTGGTTAAGAACGCCTACCTTTCGTCATTGAACGGTCGGATCGATTTACGGGGCGAATCGTTTCGCAAAGAAGAACTCATTCTCCGGATAGAGACCGAACTGTTTGATTCGGAATTTCACGAGTACCATTTCCACCGGGCCGACGGAGAACTGGTTGTCACACGAGACTCGCTTGTATTTGGACAGGGATTTCAGTTCGACTACTTTGAAAACAGACTGGAACTGGCCGGACGGGTGGAGTACAAAGATAGTATCGACCTGAAGGTTGAAGCCGACCTACCCAATCTCGAACGGTATCAGGGCAAGCTATTCATCGCCCGGCCAGCCGGACGGGCGCAGGCAAAAGCAACCTTGCGCGGCCGGACCGCCGATCCTGATTTGCAGGGCAGCTTCGAATCCGATTCCCTGTGGCTGTACGGTTTTTTCAGTCGTGACTTTCTGGCCGATTTCGATATTGGAGAATTCCTGCACGGTCGCGACGGCTTTGTCGAAGTTCATAGTTACGACGGCGAGTCCTACAGCTTGCCTTACGATACATGCTACGGCCATCTAAGCCTGGATTCTCAGCAAGTGGAGCTTGATAGCGTTTACCTTCACAACAGTTATTCTTCGATCACCACCGGTGGGCATCTTGACTATGGTGACTATCCGATGAGACTCGACCTGGATACGTTGTCCCTTCAAGTGTTCGAAGTGGCCTACCACAACCGGCTGGCTCTGCAGATTGGAATCGATTCAACCGGTTTTGAGTTTCGCCAAACGGCCATCGCCGACAGCGGTTCGGTAATAGCCGTTCGTGGGTACGCCGGTTATGATGAGTCACTGCAACTGACAGTGTTCGCCGAGGAGGTCCCAGCCGGTCCCTGGATAAGCCTGTTCGATGAAGAACTGCCCTTCGAGGGACGCCTGTCGTGCGAAGTGGAGGTCGGCGGGAATCTCAATCGACCACAGTTGGACCTCCGGGCCACCATGGATTCACTCATTTATCGCCAACTGGTCCTGGGCGATCTGGCCGTGGACGCACAGTACCGAAACGGCCGGCTGGACATCGACAGTATAACGATTCTATCCAACCCCGGCAGGTACCGGGCCGATGGATATCTGCACATGAATCTCGCCTTTACATCAGAAGCGACAGAACGCTTCCCGGACCGACCGATGGATATACATTTCACGGCCACCGACAGTCGGTTCGATCTGGTAAGCCTGATGCTGCCCTCGGTGGAGCAACTCGACGGCGACTTTGCGGCCGACTTCAGTTTGTCCGGAACGCCCGATGCGCCCAATCTGGAGGGTGAAGCATTCCTTACCGCAGCCAGTCTGAAGTATTTTGATCTTGAAGACACTCTGTATACGGATTCTGCAGGTGTCACCATGCATAACGATGTAATCGCGATTGAGTTGATTGAGGCTCATGGGCCTGATGATGATCAACCGGTCTTTCTCAACGGCGAGATACAGGTCAAGTCGCTGGACAACCTGTATTACGATGTTGATGTGTCCATCCCCAAACCGTTCCCGCTCTCCTACGAACTGGACGACATAACCGGCAAGGCCAAAGCGCTGTTACATGTCGGTGGCGATAGTCCGCCCAGGGTGACCGGGAATGTGGAGTTGGTATCTATGAAGTACCTGGTCAATTTTGCCGAGGAGAGCGAAGGTTCACCTATCATGGCGGCGCTGGCCATGGAAAACAGTTGGGACCTGGATTTGAACATCGACATTCCTTCCAATTACTGGATCAAGAACGAGGACATCGATGCCGAGCTGTCCGGCCAGCTCAATCTGGTTCGTGACAACGGTGTTTATCGGTTCATTGGGGAAATGGAGTTTGTACGCGGCAGCGGTTTCCTCTTTGACAAAAAACTCCATATTGATCAAGGTAGTAAGGTCATTTTCGAAGGCAACGAAGAACTCAATCCACAACTGGATATCGTCGGTCGAACGCGAATCATGGGTGAAAGCCAATCCCCCATCGACGGCGAGGAAGCGACGCGTGAGGAAATCGAACTGTGCGTTCAGGTCATCGGGACACTGGACACGCCGGAGATCAATCCGTGTGCCGAATCCCAACTCACGCGCGAGGAGATTATCCCTCTGTTAGTCGCCAACTACTACACTTCTGATTCGGTGACGGCAACGGGCAGGCTGGAGCAAAGTATTTCGGGGCTGGTCGGCACCGAGATTTCAAAGATCGGTAGCCGCAGCCTGAACAGGCTGGGTGTGGAAACTTTTGTGATCGATCCATACTACCAAGGCCAGTTCGATCCCTTGAAAGCGCGCGTAACAGTCGGCTTCTACACTGCACGAAATCTGTACGTCTACGGCAGTTCGGCGCTGTCATTTGAGTCTTTGCAGGAAGTCGGGTTCGATTATCGTTTTAACAAGAACATGCTTCTTGAAGGTCGTTCCGATGAAGACTTGCTCTATCGTCTGGCTCTCAAACTTCATTGGGAATTCTGA
- a CDS encoding carboxymuconolactone decarboxylase family protein: MTNLQGMNNTVYPEKFLSWAASFRTGEDAVSRSLAGYAAAIALADEPCLDRAVRLGRDHSVGHSGFYEIVLQSYLFLGFPRMLLAAEHLAGCFSDVCMPPQTKAVTTDESHRWYQNGMALCERVYGDSFEPLREHVESVAPEVFRWMIVEGYGKVLSRPGLTAVDRELAVVASLLIDNRPRQLHSHLKGASNVGADTDLIRRIIEDHKETAPTGYRTAVSMLDRINGSC, translated from the coding sequence TTGACTAACTTACAAGGGATGAATAATACCGTTTATCCGGAGAAGTTTCTTAGCTGGGCAGCTTCGTTTCGTACCGGGGAGGATGCTGTCTCAAGATCGCTGGCCGGATACGCCGCAGCCATCGCCTTGGCCGATGAGCCGTGCCTTGATAGGGCCGTGCGGTTGGGCCGGGATCACTCGGTCGGCCACAGTGGATTCTATGAGATTGTTTTGCAGTCGTACCTCTTTCTCGGTTTCCCCCGAATGCTGCTGGCTGCCGAACACCTGGCCGGCTGCTTTTCAGACGTTTGCATGCCCCCGCAAACCAAAGCGGTGACTACAGACGAGTCCCACCGCTGGTACCAAAACGGCATGGCCCTATGTGAGCGTGTCTATGGCGACTCCTTTGAACCACTACGAGAGCATGTCGAATCGGTAGCTCCTGAGGTCTTCCGCTGGATGATAGTAGAGGGCTACGGCAAGGTGCTCTCCCGCCCCGGCCTGACCGCTGTGGATCGTGAACTGGCCGTGGTAGCCAGTTTGCTTATCGACAACAGGCCGCGTCAACTGCACTCACACCTGAAAGGGGCATCAAATGTGGGAGCCGATACCGATCTGATTCGTAGAATTATTGAAGACCACAAAGAGACCGCCCCGACCGGATACCGGACAGCGGTATCAATGCTGGACAGGATTAACGGCTCATGCTGA
- a CDS encoding BamA/TamA family outer membrane protein, which yields MMRKLVLFFILAASSALAQSDTRDERLWLRWMRDKPAISAITVEGNQYFSDSEIKKRMYSRTRSLWGTLKGDRRTRLQRESIGRDTLEIKYLYFTNGYLGVQVEESVDRDPVDSSAHLKVGISEGRRCFYGVKSFSGEYDRDLHVGLYKIGERLKPGKPINLFELRRAAFDMKTIFANNGYPYAKVDFVLDSSSSDGSYPVLFQIDGDELVTFGAVTPVGTKRYPAYTVRRESRIKPGALYRRRDIIDTRIRLLEAGYFSTASIVMSENSTDSLKPEMELRVRERKPMFFTFKTGAGQSHIRDIEWDVSSTFGGRNLFGSRHYDLSAGLKFGVDNGVNLLEHVYRVRLTEPWLLGTRMPLTLSAVWEPGVKDPEQNYRIESWSLAMSSIKKFTRETRASAGIEYESVRIFGVPDNEVQFLKDEQGIVVRRNIYLALRRDSRDHIFIPRRGSLTDVRAEFYGGFLGGDNHFTKLEASWSSFQVVWPGWISATRIKSGWTQQFSPSKEVPIIDRFYLGGANSIRGFKVNSLGPTLADGTLEKANFIALFNQEFRWHTFQLFQFIPGLKGWLGAWPLWQSIFFDMGNGYRKPEEISWRSLAYSYGTGIQIVSPAGPIRVDYARRIKTRTIDFDYRWHFSILYAF from the coding sequence ATGATGAGAAAGCTGGTACTGTTCTTCATACTGGCCGCATCCTCCGCACTTGCCCAGTCGGACACCAGGGACGAGAGGCTATGGCTGCGTTGGATGCGTGACAAACCTGCCATCAGCGCGATCACGGTCGAAGGCAACCAGTACTTTTCAGATAGTGAAATCAAGAAACGCATGTACTCGCGCACCCGTTCCCTGTGGGGCACATTAAAGGGGGACCGCCGGACTCGTCTTCAACGCGAATCAATCGGTCGCGACACGCTGGAGATAAAGTACCTGTACTTTACCAATGGATACTTAGGCGTCCAGGTGGAAGAATCTGTCGACAGAGACCCGGTGGACTCATCCGCACATCTCAAAGTCGGAATATCCGAAGGCCGTCGCTGCTTCTATGGTGTCAAGTCGTTTTCCGGCGAGTACGACCGGGACCTGCATGTCGGTCTTTATAAGATCGGTGAACGTCTCAAGCCGGGGAAACCGATAAACCTGTTTGAACTGCGCCGAGCAGCCTTTGACATGAAGACGATCTTCGCCAACAACGGCTACCCCTACGCCAAGGTCGACTTTGTGCTGGATTCCAGTTCATCGGACGGCTCCTATCCGGTGCTCTTTCAGATTGACGGTGACGAGTTGGTTACGTTCGGCGCCGTGACACCGGTCGGCACTAAACGATATCCGGCCTACACGGTCAGGAGAGAGTCGCGGATTAAACCCGGCGCTCTTTACCGCCGTCGGGATATTATCGATACGCGCATCCGGCTGTTGGAGGCAGGATACTTCAGCACTGCATCGATCGTGATGAGCGAAAACTCTACGGACAGTCTCAAACCGGAGATGGAACTGCGTGTCCGCGAACGTAAACCGATGTTCTTCACCTTCAAGACCGGCGCCGGGCAGTCGCACATACGTGATATCGAATGGGATGTGTCATCGACCTTTGGCGGCCGAAACCTGTTTGGATCGCGTCATTACGATTTGTCGGCCGGGCTGAAGTTCGGCGTCGATAACGGCGTCAACCTGCTTGAACATGTATACCGTGTTCGCCTCACCGAACCCTGGCTTCTGGGCACGCGCATGCCGCTGACCCTTTCAGCCGTTTGGGAACCAGGCGTGAAAGACCCGGAGCAAAACTACCGGATAGAGTCCTGGTCGCTGGCTATGTCTTCGATCAAGAAATTCACGAGAGAGACGCGGGCCTCGGCCGGAATCGAGTATGAGTCGGTAAGGATTTTTGGAGTTCCGGACAATGAAGTACAGTTCTTGAAAGATGAACAGGGAATCGTGGTTCGTCGCAACATCTATCTGGCTCTTCGTCGGGACAGTCGTGATCACATCTTCATCCCGCGCCGAGGATCCCTCACCGATGTGCGAGCGGAGTTCTATGGCGGCTTTCTGGGCGGCGATAACCATTTCACCAAGCTCGAGGCCAGTTGGTCCAGTTTCCAGGTGGTCTGGCCGGGATGGATCTCAGCCACTCGGATCAAGTCAGGCTGGACGCAGCAGTTCAGTCCGTCAAAGGAAGTGCCGATCATAGATCGATTCTATCTCGGCGGCGCCAACAGTATTCGCGGTTTCAAAGTCAACTCGCTGGGACCAACGCTTGCAGACGGCACTTTAGAGAAAGCTAATTTCATCGCCCTGTTCAACCAGGAGTTTCGCTGGCATACTTTCCAACTCTTCCAATTCATCCCCGGTCTGAAAGGGTGGCTTGGCGCCTGGCCTTTGTGGCAGTCGATCTTTTTCGACATGGGCAACGGCTATCGCAAACCAGAGGAGATTTCCTGGCGGAGCCTCGCCTACAGCTACGGCACTGGCATTCAGATCGTCTCGCCGGCCGGACCGATCAGGGTCGACTATGCACGACGGATCAAGACTCGGACGATAGATTTTGACTATCGTTGGCATTTTAGTATATTGTATGCTTTCTAG
- a CDS encoding cadherin repeat domain-containing protein yields MSKPCDLTMVPSPFGPILPRKLAPLIVLLMLFTGGARSAGEQAVPFNATEDQLAGDSEEAQTTVHNVNQPPELSPLSNVTVDELATVSFAVAATDSDGPPPLLTSSALPGSATFDDLDGDGIYTFEWITTYDDSGSYDVTFYATDADFPADVDSAEVIITVNDVNRTPWLLALPNQPDSVMELDTVHFSILAWDDDGSIPYITLEVNGTGGMLPNMEFDLTWDGTFQNGLLTFIPDYSQGDDRPTFVWMRFYVFDEFDVNLTDTSGTQTIRVYNRNQPPVIDPVAPQTIAAGQLFHFAISATDPDNDSLSLTLDNMTAEAVFVDRGCGAGSFEWVPNPSDTGLHTPWFLASDGIMVDTMVVEITVQYNGCCIGIRGNVDDDGGDTIDISDLVYLVDFMFIGGPAPPCFVETDMNASGMHDISDLVYLVDFMFSGGPTPVACP; encoded by the coding sequence ATGTCTAAACCTTGTGACCTCACCATGGTCCCATCCCCGTTTGGACCAATTCTTCCCCGCAAACTTGCCCCACTGATTGTCCTGCTGATGTTGTTCACCGGCGGGGCGCGATCTGCCGGCGAACAGGCTGTTCCATTCAACGCTACCGAGGACCAGCTTGCCGGCGACTCGGAGGAGGCTCAGACAACAGTGCACAATGTCAACCAGCCGCCGGAGTTGTCGCCGCTCTCAAACGTCACTGTCGACGAACTCGCCACCGTTTCATTTGCTGTGGCCGCGACCGACAGCGACGGCCCCCCACCGCTATTGACCAGCTCCGCCCTTCCGGGCAGCGCCACCTTCGATGATCTCGACGGAGACGGCATCTACACTTTTGAGTGGATCACCACCTACGATGATTCCGGCTCCTACGATGTCACCTTTTACGCCACCGACGCCGACTTCCCAGCCGATGTCGACTCGGCCGAGGTAATCATCACGGTGAATGACGTCAACCGAACACCGTGGCTGCTAGCCCTGCCAAACCAACCGGATTCGGTCATGGAGCTTGACACAGTGCATTTTTCGATCCTGGCCTGGGACGATGACGGTTCTATCCCCTATATCACGCTCGAAGTCAACGGCACCGGCGGCATGCTGCCCAACATGGAATTCGATCTAACCTGGGACGGTACGTTCCAAAACGGTCTGCTGACCTTTATCCCCGACTACAGTCAGGGTGACGACAGGCCGACCTTTGTGTGGATGAGATTCTATGTATTCGATGAGTTTGATGTTAACCTTACGGACACCTCGGGAACTCAGACGATTAGGGTATATAACCGCAACCAGCCACCTGTGATAGACCCTGTGGCACCCCAGACGATTGCAGCCGGTCAGTTGTTTCATTTTGCCATATCGGCGACCGATCCTGACAATGATTCTTTATCCCTTACCCTGGATAACATGACCGCGGAGGCTGTCTTTGTGGACAGGGGTTGCGGCGCTGGTAGTTTTGAGTGGGTTCCGAATCCAAGCGACACCGGTCTGCATACTCCTTGGTTCCTTGCCTCTGACGGCATTATGGTAGATACCATGGTTGTTGAGATCACGGTTCAGTACAATGGCTGCTGTATCGGAATCCGCGGTAACGTCGACGACGATGGTGGCGATACTATCGACATTTCTGACTTGGTCTACCTGGTGGACTTTATGTTCATCGGTGGACCGGCGCCGCCTTGTTTTGTGGAGACCGATATGAACGCCAGTGGTATGCACGATATTTCTGATCTTGTGTACCTGGTTGATTTCATGTTCAGTGGAGGTCCAACTCCGGTGGCTTGTCCGTAG
- a CDS encoding S1C family serine protease encodes MCLLAVFFAGSSHAADSSLVSLESSLSDLIRDISRSVVTVESSRSVPGDMLEGAADEAVHRLISSGTIIDSAGHILVAASTVAGYDRILVNFEDQQLPARLVGIDYHTGLALLSLDRPIGEPSRFTDRHTCVGQMVVAVGNAYGLHACATLGFCAGSRPDGSMQFSAAITPGTVGGGVFDLRGRLLGVVIGGFGQGRLSETGLAVPAHQLPSTVYELLTGGDRRAGYIGITTADIEISPGIALSAPYQLASSGAHRQVIVDRGTIVTQVVGKSPAAASGLRKGDLLFSIDKTPINSAFELMDRVRLCPPGGAIELGFIRHQRAYYVKLNVGQRELATVGDFAVGRQVDATNGLSREELYREVQRLKRSMMLLEKQLERLGP; translated from the coding sequence GTGTGTCTTCTGGCGGTCTTTTTTGCCGGGTCCTCCCATGCCGCCGACAGCTCCCTGGTCTCGCTGGAGAGCAGCCTGAGTGATCTGATCAGAGACATATCTCGTTCAGTAGTGACAGTCGAGAGTTCCCGATCGGTCCCCGGAGATATGCTTGAAGGGGCGGCCGATGAAGCTGTGCACCGCCTGATTTCGTCCGGAACGATAATCGACAGCGCCGGACATATCCTGGTAGCGGCATCGACGGTGGCCGGGTATGATCGGATTTTAGTCAATTTCGAAGATCAACAACTGCCGGCGCGATTGGTAGGTATCGACTACCACACCGGGCTGGCCCTATTGTCCCTGGATAGGCCGATAGGAGAACCGTCGAGGTTCACCGACCGTCATACCTGTGTCGGCCAAATGGTCGTGGCCGTCGGCAACGCCTATGGTTTGCACGCCTGCGCTACGCTCGGCTTCTGCGCCGGTTCGCGACCTGACGGTTCTATGCAATTCTCGGCGGCAATAACACCCGGCACGGTCGGAGGTGGCGTGTTTGATTTGAGAGGACGTCTGCTGGGTGTGGTGATCGGCGGATTCGGTCAGGGAAGGCTCTCCGAAACCGGGCTGGCTGTCCCGGCTCACCAACTTCCCTCCACCGTCTACGAACTTCTCACCGGCGGCGATCGACGGGCCGGCTATATCGGTATCACCACAGCTGATATCGAGATTTCACCGGGGATCGCTTTGTCGGCACCCTACCAACTGGCCTCATCCGGGGCTCATCGGCAAGTGATCGTAGACAGAGGCACAATCGTCACGCAAGTAGTGGGGAAGTCACCGGCCGCCGCTTCGGGCTTGCGCAAAGGGGACCTGTTGTTCTCTATCGACAAAACGCCGATCAACTCTGCTTTTGAACTCATGGATCGGGTTAGGCTCTGTCCGCCGGGCGGTGCTATCGAACTGGGTTTCATCCGGCATCAGCGGGCTTACTATGTCAAGTTGAACGTCGGACAACGCGAACTGGCGACAGTGGGGGATTTCGCCGTTGGCCGTCAGGTCGACGCTACCAATGGACTGAGCCGAGAAGAACTCTACCGTGAAGTTCAACGCTTGAAACGTTCCATGATGCTGCTTGAAAAGCAGTTGGAGCGCCTCGGACCGTAA
- a CDS encoding zf-HC2 domain-containing protein — protein MRCRKVRSFLSAYCRDELEGRQRRQVSDHLLACRSCRTQETFYSSLSTASTEISSLKVSNDFNQKLLQRVAKERFAETRTKAFLAREAPLVMWRKVVPVAATACVAVLAFIATMSPVFDSGTPEYANINNQTGEDYMTVQPTANPNLAVQLKDDWSLENQLAKAERFHRISNSVIPASGFTQPGYSGGLNSLTSSGKRPAPFVANYFRVRPVVRIYVVPQPSTVKEGSHAY, from the coding sequence ATGCGTTGTCGAAAGGTACGCTCCTTCCTGTCAGCTTATTGTCGTGACGAACTGGAAGGTCGTCAGCGGCGTCAGGTGAGCGATCATCTTTTGGCTTGCCGCAGTTGTCGCACTCAGGAAACGTTTTATAGTAGCCTGAGCACGGCGTCGACTGAGATATCCTCCCTGAAAGTCTCGAACGATTTCAACCAGAAGCTTTTGCAGCGGGTAGCCAAGGAACGGTTCGCCGAGACCCGCACCAAAGCCTTCCTGGCCCGGGAAGCACCGCTGGTTATGTGGCGCAAGGTAGTGCCTGTGGCCGCTACTGCCTGTGTTGCCGTACTTGCCTTTATTGCCACCATGTCTCCGGTTTTTGACTCCGGCACACCCGAGTATGCCAACATCAACAACCAGACCGGTGAAGATTACATGACGGTGCAACCGACAGCCAACCCGAACCTGGCTGTCCAGCTCAAGGATGACTGGTCGCTTGAAAACCAATTGGCCAAGGCGGAGCGGTTTCACCGTATCAGCAATAGTGTGATCCCGGCGTCCGGTTTCACGCAGCCGGGGTACTCAGGCGGGTTGAACAGTCTCACCTCCTCCGGTAAACGTCCGGCTCCGTTTGTGGCCAATTACTTTCGAGTACGTCCGGTGGTGAGGATCTATGTAGTTCCTCAGCCATCGACCGTTAAGGAGGGCTCGCACGCTTACTAA
- a CDS encoding sigma-70 family RNA polymerase sigma factor, which produces MAKKTEKEIDFELIRAIQNGDMVAFNGMVERYKDRLMNVIGRMLSSTEEAEDIVQETFIRVYQHRQSFNFQHCFSTWIYTIALNLARNELRKRKKFKFLDIFDMQGSEAEFAVDPELPSRLPQVLEAAVKALPEKYRTAFLLRDVQEMSYEEVAKILGVPLGTVKSRVNRARMILREKLQPRMEEYNALSKGTLLPVSLLS; this is translated from the coding sequence ATGGCAAAGAAAACCGAAAAAGAAATCGACTTTGAACTGATCAGAGCAATCCAGAACGGCGATATGGTAGCCTTCAACGGTATGGTCGAGCGGTACAAAGACCGCTTGATGAATGTCATCGGGCGCATGCTGTCATCAACTGAAGAAGCCGAAGATATCGTTCAGGAAACCTTTATCAGAGTCTATCAGCACCGTCAATCGTTCAATTTCCAGCACTGTTTCTCAACCTGGATTTATACGATTGCGCTGAACTTAGCCCGCAACGAACTGCGCAAACGCAAGAAATTCAAGTTCCTGGACATTTTCGACATGCAAGGCTCCGAAGCCGAATTTGCCGTCGATCCGGAACTGCCCAGTCGATTGCCACAGGTTTTGGAAGCAGCCGTAAAAGCGCTACCGGAAAAGTACCGGACAGCTTTCCTGCTCAGAGATGTTCAGGAAATGTCTTATGAAGAAGTGGCCAAGATTCTTGGTGTCCCCCTGGGCACCGTTAAGTCGCGGGTCAACCGGGCTCGCATGATACTCAGAGAAAAACTTCAACCCAGAATGGAGGAATACAATGCGTTGTCGAAAGGTACGCTCCTTCCTGTCAGCTTATTGTCGTGA